The Mercenaria mercenaria strain notata chromosome 6, MADL_Memer_1, whole genome shotgun sequence genome contains the following window.
CTGGCAGAACACTGGAGGGGACTGTAGGAATGCCATCCGTCTGTCAGTCTGCAAATCTAGATCCTGCACTTACTCAGAAAGTTATTTAAGCTAGGGTCATAAAATTTTGCTCAACATGTAGATTATGTATGCACACGACTTATGCTTGtatgttaaagcagcatgcctccagatttggctaaaaaataatctttctttcaaattgaagttttggtcatattatcaacattagaatatgaatttttgtttctaaaatattttaaaaattccaaatcaagaaaaaatgatgacCGCGGGGAAttgaaccccggaccgccgctgcaataaagacattttcccgttgtcgtaaccaatagcactatagctgaagtagtgaataatgactttaaaatatagatatttataatcgagacagtttacctggagtaagagcgtgacaaacgctttttgattttcatcgtaaaaagtagtaaaaacagtaaattctcatttgtttccgtaacataaagtttgtcagtaattaagttttaaagccttcttaagaaatatagcatttatttcaagatatctaaaaaaaaattttttttttttttgttgtcgaacgatttggaggcatgccgctttaaaggtcaaggtcactattgaaggttaAGTAAAAAGAATTTTCCACTCCATAAatttgatggattatcttagtgctacacacaattgttccccatgatgagacactgtcaacacatgatcagtgcttgtcagttaaaggtcaaggtcaccttttaAGGTCAAGTAAtcatttgtttctgctccattacttttaattgcagTGAAGGATTTTTTTAGTAccacacagaaatgttccccatgattagactacgTGTTGCGCACATAACCCATGgttgtcagtcaaaggtcaaggtcacctttgaaGGTCGGGTAAAATCGTtactgctccataacttttatgtgcattgatatattatattagtactgcacacaaatgttccccacgatgagacaatgtgttgcaTACATGATCTATGCTAAGCCATTTAGGTCAAGTTCACTATTGAAATATAAGTCAATATAGTTTTTGTTCCTTAGCTACtaaacactgttgccaacaaccacaagggtgGAACACTAAGAAAGTTTTCCACAGATAGGGGACTTATGttttgccactgcaatactcggtcacttgttttcCTGGGTCCATGGTTGAAATATTACCTTTCGGGACCCTTCTTAAAGCTCCAGCATCTGAATGGTTGTTTCTTAGCAGAGAttcgaaattgaccaatggctTGGCTTCTGACTGATTTGTATTTTAGctataaaatgcatttattatctTAAATTAAGAGGAAGAATCGCAACTTTTAACAAAATCCTTTGAACACCGGAATGCTCCGAAAACTGGACTTTTGACTTTGGTCCTGACAGGGTCCAGTTTTCAGAGATTTTACTGTACTACTATATGGATctgatttcaaaacattttacagcaaTGTTCCATGGGTGGCACtattccaaaattgttcaatccAGCTTTTAAACTTGGGCAAGCTATCTTAGGCAATCATTGCCTATTTTGTCTATGTACAGGATGTCAGATCGAAAGCACAACAGGTTCAAAGATGCCTTTTCCACACCTCCAGTGCGCCTTGTTACAATTGGCGATGTTATTTTTGTACTCTTAAACAGTATGGCTATGGAAGGGGATGGATGCAATATATGTCACGAGGCGGAGGATAAATTACGACAAATAAAATGGCAGCTTAAATGTGCCAAAGTAGGTAAAAAAGATTTGTACAAGCCTAGTTAGTACTAAAGTGTTGTTAATTTAGTTGTGCAAGTCCAGTGTTAATATCTCATCAAACTTCACTGGAATGCACATATGAATAGTgtagatttaaatgtaaacagGGTAATTCTGAAATTAAAGACAATCTGTGAACATTAACCAGCTTAAAATCACAaatactgtgtctgaaatcattgaaGTTCGCTGGCAtaaaatttcgcgcaaacgtgaaaaaggactgtttcacgCAGGCTTTAATTTGCGCATttacaattttagaaatgaagaaataaaaccaaaaaataataatagcgcggttttaaattcgcgcatcggtcctagcgcgaaatacgcgaaaattcttCCAAAAATTGATTTCATAGTAATACATCTGACTGCAAACTGTTTCTATTGATGTTCTGTTGTGCATGAATGACTGTCTAGGTACATTGTATATCTACTGTATCCTTTGGCCCCCACACACTTCAAAATGtacaataaatatgttttatttccaaatgACAAAATCCgccttatttttgaaatacaaagCCTTAGTGTACATGTGTTATTTTGCAGTGATATTGGTTTATATTCTTTCAGGCAATAGAGGAGAAGAATAACATTCCAGACATCTGCAATACTTTAGAGCCAATATCAAACACAAGGCCTGTTCTGCTGCAGGTAATTGGATATGCTTGAATGGATTTAGAACAATTTTCAAGCACATTTGGAATACCCAGTGGTCGatacattttataataacatGACACGTTATATAAATTCCTACTCCGTAGTTTGTGCTGTATGTCTATTCTATAACCAACACAATATATGTTTGCCTGGATAgagaaaaaatttaagaaaaaaactttgaagtttGGATAGTatgtaataaaactttttattgaatgCCCCGctagttaacccttaccatgctggacatgtttggttctgcctttgcgaccagtgtagatcatgatcagcctgcacatctgtgcagtctgatcatgatctgcactaatagctattcagccagtatctttttggtaagcaccccatttaacaattaatgatactgtccaaattggaagatggacaagttcattatagaaatttagcaggttaagggtttaGACAACTGGCAAGCCACTCAGTATCTGTATGCTAGAAGGAAAAACTTTCTGCAAAAATTCTCTGAATCTATAATGTAAATTTGcttgaattgttttgtttttcagcacTTTCCGATGTACAGAGAGTCGGACAAAAATTGCTCAACACCAGATGCTGCACCAGATGATGAAAAGTTTATACCTTTCAGGGAAAAATGGGATTGTATATCAAAAGAAAGTAGTACTATGGTGggtgttattttattttacagtttatttaagTTGATAACCAGATGCAAAGAAATGCAAGTgttcgttttttagctcacctgtcacaaagtgacaaggtgagctgttgtgatcgcgcggcgtccgtcgtccgtcgtccgcccgtgcgtgcgtgcatgcgtccgtaaacttttgcttgtgaccactctagaggtcacatttttcatgggatctttatgaaagttggtcagaatgttcaccttgataatatctaggtcaagtttgaaactgggtcacgtgccatcaaaaactaggtcagtaggtctaaaaatagaaaaatcttgtgacctctctagaggccatatatttcacaagatcttcatgaaaattggtcagaatgttcaccttgatgatatctaggtcaagtttgaaactgggtcacgtggggtcaaaactaggtcagtaggtctaaaatagaaaaaccttgtgacctctctagaggccatatttttcatgagatcttcatgaatattggtcagaatgtttcaccttgatgatatctaggtcaagttcgaaactgggtcacgtggggtcaaaaaactaggtcattaggtctaaaaatagaaaaaccttttgacctctctagaggccatatttctcaatggatctttatgaaaattggtcagaatgttcaccttgatgatatctaggtcaagttcgaaactgggtcacgtgggggtaaaaactaggtcagtagatctaaaaatagaaaaaccttgtgacctctctagaggccatatttttcatgagatcttcatgaatattggtcagaatgttcaccttgatgatatctaggtcaagttcgatactgggtcatgttggatcaaaaactaggtcagtaggtctaaaaatagaaaaaccttgtgacctctctagaggccatatttctcaatggatcttcatgaaaattggtcagaatgttcaccttgatgatatctaggtcaagttcaaaactgggtcacgtgcggtcaaaaactaggtcattaggtctaaaaatagaaaaaccttgtgacctctctagaggccatatttttcaatggatcttcaggaaaattggtcagaatgtttaccttgatgatatctagatcaagttcgaaaccgggtcacgtggggttaaaaactaggtcagtagatctaaaaatagaaaaaccttgtgacctctctagaggccatattttttaatgagatcttcatgaatattggtcagaatgttcaccttgatgatatctaggtcaggttcgaaactgggtcacgtggggtcaaaaactaggtcagtaggtctaaaaatagaaaaaccttgtgacctctctagaggccatatttctcaatggatcttcatgaaaactggtgagaattttcagcttgatgatatctaggtcaggttcgtaactgggtcatgtgcggtcaaaaactaggtcagtaggtcgaaaaatagaaaaaccttgtgacctctctagaggccatatttttcacgagatcttcatgaaaattggtgagaatgttcaccttgatgatatctaggtcaagtttaaaagtgggtcacgtgccttcaaaaactaggtcattaggtcaaataatagaaaaagcttgtgacctctctagaggccatatttttcaatggatcttcatgaatattggtcagaatttttttatcttgatgatatctaggtcacatgtgctcaaaaactaggtcactatgtcaaataatagaaataacgacgtcatactcagttcaacactgggtcatgtggggataggtgagcgattcaggaccatcatggtcctcttgtttcgtAAACTGGCTAGGATCAGGTTGCAAGACAGGACCAGTTTCTGAAGAAGTGTATACTCCGCTTTATTTCGACATTATACCATCAAACCagtctgaaaaaaacaacaacaacaatttctGTGTGGTGACTGATTCTTTGCCAGTAGTTTAATCATTGTGATTGTGAATTATTAGGGAAAGAAAGGAAATAGTATGTGTGTATCACAACAAACACAATTCTTTATTTCAAGAATACTGGTTAGAAACATTTAATTGAATTGGATCTTGCTTTGGTTTCCTAATCCCATTGTGCTCATCCACTGTGGTAAAACCATGGAATGAATTTCTTCTTCCAGATTTAATTGTAACAGTGTGGACACATTCTGATATGCTGTAAGGTTTAATATTTTGCCTTGGACATGCCTTAGAAAGTCCCAGTATTCTAAACCCAGAGGAAAAGTACTAAATTGGAATGATTTCTTAATTACTGCGAAATCATTAATGTtcggaggtggggggggggggtgtaagtTTTGATGATTTTGTGGTTGTTTTAATCCAGGAAGTTAAATCcctctaaaaataaacaaataaaagtcCCATTCATTTATATCTTTGGAAATTGAAGTCCATAAATACATATCAGAACAAATAGAAATACAGCCAGTCTGgtataaaaccatgaaatttcttgCCAACGAAATAAAACTGTTTCACAGTATATGATTTCCATCTCGGTATCCTTCAGAATTTTTCAACTCATTTCAGTTGTTAGAATATCTAGATCCACGCCTCATTGTAAGTGCCCATACACACCATGGTTGCTATCGGCTACATGAAAATGGTGCACCAGAGTACACAGTAGCTTCCTATAACTGGAGAAACAAGAAAGCTCCTTCTTTTCTCCTAGTAAGTATGCACTTTTATCAGTTGATAGAACAGCCTTGGAGTTTCTCTACTTGTTTGCTAATATGTTTGTTTGAGTCAAATAATGAAACTAAATTTGCATTGTTGGTAGGGCACTTAGTTTTCATgcatattcatataaaaaaataattataatgttataaGTGCCTAGGATATAGCAGTGAAACTCCCATCATATACTAGacacaaaatttcatatttgaaaataggAACAGTTACTAGCTATgtcatgtaaacataaaattaacaagtttatgtgtagtAACAGTGTTATGcattatgtttaaaatagtacacacctAATACATGTACAGCTAACACAGTATGAATGAGTACTACCACTTAATTATCTTTAACTGAAATGTTATGTCATAGTGCATGCAAGAGTCAAGACTGAAGTTATCATTTTGCAAACATTCGTCAGTTACTACTGACATCTCGTCATGATGTGCGTTCAAGCTTCTTtcttgttatttactttaaatgctTTACTTTGTCACTATCTTAAACTCAAAACTGTAACCATTCTACATGTATAAGTACTTAAATGTGGATAGTATAAATAGAAATAAGAGAAAAGTGTCATAGAAATTTCCTggaaaaagtttacaaaaaatatgGCTGTATTTGATATTCTTTAAAGAACTgcctttcaagaaaaaaaaaaaagagccgTCTAGGTTCTGTTTCTTTTCCTCCATAAAAGAAATATTGCTTGGGCCGTAATTATTGGAATTACTTCATCCCAGCAATCTCATAATATATTGGTGCGAGAGGAAGTATCAAGTACAAGAATCACAactcaacatttttttaattatcccccttgtttactatttttttcttgtttttttttttttttatctatttgcaGGCAGAGATCAGTGATAAAGACTTTATAATTAACCGATGCTACCTTCCAAATGAAGTGACAGTATTTAGTATCTATATTACTGGTGGAATACTAGCACTTGCCTGCCTCGTCATACCTCCATTACACAAACAATCAGTATTGCCTACACCATCATATAAACTACACTGACCCTAAACTGTTTAAtgcttatcatgctggacatgattgattctgctgttgcaaccagtgcagatcatgatcagcctgcacatatgtgcagtctgagCATGCTGTGctctgtttgctattcagtcagtctcctcttggtatgcaccccttttaacagttaatggtactgtccaaattgaaagttcattataaaactttagcagggtaatggttaaatgCTCACAATGATTTGTAATTTTGGCTTATATTGTAGCAGCCACATCTTTTTGTTACAAACAtgaaatgtattaattttttgttaaatcttaCTTCTAGtaattgttttttatgcccccgaagggaggcatatagtttttgaaccgtctgtccgtctgtcggtccatcagtctgtcagtcagtcagtctgtccgcaattttcgtgtccggtccatatctttgtcatcgatggatggattttcaaataacttggcatgaatgtgtaccacagtaagacaacgtgtcgcgcgcaagacccaggtccgtagctcaaaggtcaaggtcacacttagacttcaaaggatagtgcattgatgggcgtgtccggtccatatctttgtcatccatggatggattttcaaataacttggcatgaatgtgtaccacagtaagacgacgtgtcgcgcgcaagacccaggtccgtagctcaaaggtcaaggtcacacttagacgttaaaggatagtgcattgatgggcgtgtccggtccatatctttgtcatccatggatggattttcaaataacttggcatgaatgtgtatcacagtaagacgacgtgtcatgcgcaagacccaggtccgtagctcaaaggtcaaggtcacacttagacgttaaaggtcatttttcatgatagtgcattgatgggcgtgtccggtccatatctttgtcattcatgaatggattttaaaataactacgcatgaatgtgtgacacagtaagacgacgtgtcgcgcgcaagacccagctccgtaggtcaaaggtcctaaactctaacatcggccataactattcattcaaagtgccatcgggggcatgtgtcatcctatggagacagctcttgtttcatatatttaACAAAAGATTTGAACAATTGGTTCAGTTAGTAGGAAGGATTCCTGAATCTTttatttttgattacctcccttttatgaTAGTGCAGATCATGTAAGACCATGTGTATTATTGAAAGAATTGATTTTCTAAAATCATATCAGCATAAATACTATCTACTTGGACAGCTGCTTTGTCTGTTTTCAACATAAAAGCCATATGGGACTTTAACTATAATCATTTACCAGATATTGTTTAAGATAACCATTGGAACAAAGGATTTGAATGGACCGAAACTTCCAGCAAATCAGTAGTTTGGCATGAATGGTGATCTTGCATTTAGATTTAGAtgaattaaatgcattttgataTTGAACAGTACCACTTACATCAGGAAATAAATGAATACTGATATTGAACATTGTCACTTGCATCAGGAAATAAATGAATACAGAAATAAATGAATACTGATATTGAACATTGTATTTTGCatcaggaaataaataaataccgaTATTGAACATTGCCACTTGCATCAGGAAATAAATGAATACTGATATTGAACATTGTCACTTACATCAGGAAATAAATGAATACTGATATTGAACATTGTCACTTGCAACTGATATTGAACATTGTCACTTGCATCAGGAAATAAATGAATACTGATATTGAACATTGTATTTTGCATCAGGAAATAAATGAATACTGATATTGAACATTGTCACTTACATCAGGAAATAAATGAATACTGATATTGAACATTGTCACTTGCAACTGATATTGAACATTGCCACTTGCATCAGGAAATAAATGAATACCGATATTGAACATTTCCACTTGCATCAGGAAATTAATAAATGTATACTGATATTGGACTTTGCCACTTGCATCAGGAAATAAATGACTGGAAGTTAAACATTGCCACTTGCATCAGGAAATAAATGACTGGAAGTTAAAATTGCCACTTGCATCAGGTAATAGCAGTTAGTATCAAGATACGCTATGTCCATCAATGCtttgaattttaatgatttttttagtTATGAATAAAGAATACAGTTTTTTATGCCGAGTTTATTGTTATGATTTTGTATGCATTTGAAAATTACAACTTTTACAGCAGTTGAATTATGGATTTTGGTTTTATGACACAGCAACACAGACCATGTTATATGGTGCCAGTCAGAACTAAAAATTTGGTTTTGcatctcatttacataaaaatgaagacatgaggtatggaatcagaatttttatacctgctggaatcataGACACAGAAAAATCAGGTGTTCATACTCTATGAGTTGCCTCTTAGAATCAAGCAAGAGTAAGACAGGGGTTCAACAAGTTGTCCTAGAGCCACATAGAACAACAGAGGTCAGTATTTCTATACTGGTACATGTATGGTAATGTACATGATATTCCCTTTTATATAAAGAGCTGTGACTACCaaaggacagcaatgctcgactattcaagaGCCGTGTCAATTGAAAGAATGTAAAAGTCGAAAACGGGGAACCTGTAAACTGCATGTCGGCTCATCACAGTAGACAagtatgttaagtttcaatccattcccattaattgGGAAAAAGCTACCAGCTTgcataaaaaataatacaaaaaaattcttagtatactgtagaaaaatgcaaagaagagtaatggaacctgtacactgcatgtcagatcatcaaagTAAATGAGTGTGT
Protein-coding sequences here:
- the LOC123549193 gene encoding metallophosphoesterase 1-like isoform X1, translated to MIKHIKLSSFLMLFNQLPSRFCFYIRTRRLVRVVVIVFLIVFYCEFLHYYLVLLWCMWPSLASEGITGTKPVRAMFIGDTHILGSDAHWFDKLRREWQMVRSFQASMLIHHPEVVFILGDLLDNGKTCSQKEFDYHVSRFRRMFQTPKDTSTEIIVGNHDVGFHYMMSDRKHNRFKDAFSTPPVRLVTIGDVIFVLLNSMAMEGDGCNICHEAEDKLRQIKWQLKCAKAIEEKNNIPDICNTLEPISNTRPVLLQHFPMYRESDKNCSTPDAAPDDEKFIPFREKWDCISKESSTMLLEYLDPRLIVSAHTHHGCYRLHENGAPEYTVASYNWRNKKAPSFLLAEISDKDFIINRCYLPNEVTVFSIYITGGILALACLVIPPLHKQSVLPTPSYKLH